One stretch of Clavelina lepadiformis chromosome 6, kaClaLepa1.1, whole genome shotgun sequence DNA includes these proteins:
- the LOC143462997 gene encoding pumilio homolog 3-like, with protein sequence MMVDRKSVGGKGRKRNTNVSEEKEHASPSKKLKMVETEKKFKPGSKGKTSVKKQPLPKETAKSRRERKLYRKKQNPNYELTYNAKKIWEKLRIQKSQLSKDEKAKLVEELMALVKQQEKKLVNLCYAHDTSRVIQTCLKQGLRNQREEIFNELKEHIVDMCKNGYAKNIVWKMLKYGTPQERNLVMSSFNGLVYRMIRKPKSASVVEYAYNNYATAEQRNFIVRQLYGKVYLLCDDSNKANLSEILTEQPDKKESLLKSFKDGLTPLAEKTVIAHTLVHKAFYEFFDHCDIPAIRTELIEVLRESLIHMMHTHDGAHVAMNCLWHGSSKDRKVIIKTIKEFVLKLCCEEYGHLPILAAFDCVDDTVFLKKALVQHIVKGMDELVHNKYGRKVILYLLSPRNSSYFLPETVKLLSMGDGNKTSKKPMEQRHQELSEAALPGVMEYIIQNLKTIIFDHSLFVLIETAVVNCTGDTRPLIDAVMKLLQVAFLPNTKDEDGHLHIVEDPCGHMVVKRLIITESKEHKTQPDRNMTFSNTLLNEMDGKILASWTACNRGTQILLALVESTSDAVSKKAKKVFQEHLDIITGNTDVKSTKILLQKLT encoded by the exons ATGATGGTAGACAGAAAATCTGTCGGTGGAAAAGgaagaaaaagaaacacaaatgTTTCAGAAG AAAAAGAACACGCCAGTCCttcaaaaaaactgaaaatggtggaaacagaaaaaaagttcAAGCCTGGTTCAAAAGGGAAAACTTCTGTAAAGAAGCAACCATTGCCGAAAGAAACGGCAAAGTCTCGTAGGGAAAGAAAACTTTACAG AAAGAAGCAAAATCCCAATTATGAGCTTACTTATAATGCCAAAAAAATCTGGGAAAAACTGAGGATTCAGAAAAGTCAACTTTCCAAAGATGAAAAGGCCAAACTCGTTGAAGAATTAATGGCACTTGTAAAACAACAAGAGAAAAAG TTGGTCAACTTGTGCTATGCTCATGACACGAGTCGTGTGATTCAAACATGTTTGAAGCAAGGCTTACGTAATCAGAGGGAAGAGATTTTTAATGAGTTAAAAGAGCATATTGTAGACATGTGCAAGAATGGATacgcaaaaaatattgtttggaAAATGCTGAAGTATGG CACACCTCAGGAAAGAAATTTGGTAATGTCAAGCTTTAATGGGCTTGTTTATCGCATGATTAGGAAACCAAAATCGGCCAGTGTGGTTGAATATGCATATAATAATTATGCAACTGCTGAACAAAGGAATTTTATTGTTCGACAATTGTACGGAAAAGTTTatcttctttgtgac GATTCTAATAAGGCCAATTTGTCAGAAATTTTAACCGAACAGCCTGATAAAAAAGAATCTTTATTGAAAAGTTTCAAAGATGGTCTTACACCATTGGCAGAGAAGACTGTTATTGCACATACCTTGGTTCATAAAGCTTTCTACGAATTTTTCGATCATTGTGACATCCCAGCAATAAGAACT GAATTAATAGAAGTGCTTCGTGAATCCCTTATTCACATGATGCATACACATGATGGTGCTCATGTAGCGATGAATTGCCTTTGGCATGGTTCCAGCAAAGACAGGAAA GTTATTATTAAAACCATAAAAGAATTTGTTCTGAAACTTTGTTGCGAAGAATACGGACATCTTCCAATACTTGCCGCATTTGATTGTGTCGATGATACTGTGTTTTTGAAAAAGGCTCTTGTTCAG CATATAGTGAAAGGAATGGATGAACTGGTACACAATAAATATGGCAGAAAAGTGATCCTGTATCTCTTGTCGCCTCGAAATTCATCCTATTTTCTCCCAGAGACTGTTAAACTGCTAAGCATGGGAGAtggaaacaaaacaag CAAGAAGCCCATGGAACAAAGACATCAGGAATTGTCAGAGGCCGCTTTACCAGGCGTCATGGAATACATCATACAGAACTTGAAGACAATAATATTTGATCATTCCCTTTTCGTGCTGATAGAGACAGCTGTTGTTAATTGTACCGGTGACACAAGACCATTAATAGACGCAGTCATGAAATTGCTTCAAGTTGCTTTTCTTCCAAACACTAAAGATGAAGACGGGCAC CTCCATATCGTGGAAGACCCTTGCGGACACATGGTGGTAAAAAGGCTGATTATTACCGAATCAAAGGAGCACAAAACGCAACCTGACAGAA ATATGACTTTCTCAAATACTCTTCTAAACGAAATGGATGGGAAAATTCTTGCAAGTTGGACGGCTTGCAATCGAGGCACACAAATCTTGCTTGC gTTGGTGGAAAGTACAAGTGATGCGGTGTCCAAAAAGGCtaagaaagtttttcaagaacATTTGGATATTATAACGGGAAACACTGATGTAAAATCAACCaagattttattgcaaaaactaACTTAA
- the LOC143463555 gene encoding uncharacterized protein LOC143463555 encodes MSWIGGLNDSFNQLSSLTGQLGGQLTTFTKEVLAEESSEIIDHEAEVKRLKIKLIEAEAAINEYEVQVAKQKQSFSALEEQYRSSALQAHSRKLEYEATFEKQNKLINKLKQLERSESDSGFQLVDEDELQHRAKRTFSGGSHDAAEYADVISSQREINSLAEELERSKKECQRWKTLAQSSQETGSSGEDALRAKIKEFEVRLHEEVDRHQQEYISLQQANAATLRRYQDENRILLERLAQDPNTSSSDDSLHSKVDGQSHQVAIEHLTSEIEELKERLRTRNRQLQAQKKSLSEIRKDFEEERKKTSDLESEIKRKDAEMIVISQEKESAESEVDKRYEQLQHLVHGVTAVLPKSDEISDDPSNNTIISCVRQLRESHDQYQDELLQAKENLAAQSRRSANQDDLAESDQWHIEGSDTEEERDERTKDEQVGASSSRELMRNIPPHMMQPLFQSSPQPSRRRSRDHDDNFLIVSENNVENVQHEVGDLTLTLQALQKQVDDYELEIAQYEMVKKEWQGEKESLQTMLERYEKEIGRANNNEDTEPADDRSTMLASLKHELHDLQEIRLTMEKDKLRLLEEKEQLQTAAQNLHDELNMSIRETQTERDNLVGLQSDLEKALNEKKKLEEILKNVSDELNSSRMEKMELDEAIETLDTQHQDEMTQILEIRNELGVKLKASESRLKEAQEENALLKQEMVSIKNDSELNNVREDLAALVDEKSSLEEQLHASQEEVSVLQAKVQEADQMMLNSEMITNDFKVKLEAAEEENKQSGEKFKHLEEENEEFIADLQKQLKEYTEALERSASRVDVVEEQRRKLEEEQKATLSKMDDLKAEHEKVIQEVDSFQEEKRKSDEGFKSLIKSKEDEVVLLRSELELLLTEEKKRIEELTQHHEHEAATSQEVSALKNEVVRIQERLESSIQENEELKSRNQSNGAEVRLLQVQLDGEHSKVKSLEEELSHKRFAISNLEEQLRSLQEKLSSTVEETMQQCEVNIQDLKTAHDEEVAKMLDEHKKILQKLSMEHNAQLENMNADSRRDLEVIMEERDRLKEEQASASSRIKMLEAVKQSDSRMIEEKLQQSDQLHLQEMLELTESNKRFVIELDQERHHVEKLESDIKTQNQTHQHVLQDHQKVLEEIRSIHYSEKSALECKHMEEKHQFEQLLRREVENLKSKHKASVDDLQAHHEEEIQIKVAELNSRHQTEISQIHELLAQAKDEVVKMEAVLKQAQDDLAKLSELRELEKIKFEEDAATTVEKLNASHQEELVRLKLELEDSNKRNQEESSTFKKEENITNELFLSLEQKNRDLLDEIKTLEAFQHQQQASGQLQLKEKITEITDLKNQLSEAKLASQQLKSSQDSSDVEVNKLTSRYEDEIKALQTELKNLKLASLKSENLPAPHNTADIHEMLKEIRARDLTGLEKADLSKDDIGSLLALIKERDDFINILYEKNNNLLQQNESKAIDPELENQRSQLLEEKEQMLNVLSEKSRENRQLKEEVQKMMDVMAAGKNALSKLQEENQALVTKYEGYDHEMTKETVTRLSKLISEKDLEIESLKQKCQTLLDVLQQQESRETSGNVPSKENAQQIQGLLRDRETLSQQIRQLLTERDHLVALVNSKHQEALLFQDEAQKAVNALDRDAAENSQLQITYSKLVQDYEQLEAKLYSVQKELVRFKESLKHLEETKEILLSKLDVGSSSSQALEVMENLRSDSTRSSGAKSKEDLVSILEKKTEALLQKDILLQNALEESSQLERQMNQFQSDIREKDIIIHKKMEESTHLSKDLQQKTNEVSILRKSVENLREQVSGLSKENESLREKVSYMEHSSEDKESESQAFQETNAQLSVMLKERDYELESLREKTATLNEILLRHEQGKESQSQKYLKELDLAKEQAASAKHERDQIMLTLKQKQIEYQRANDELRQLRDKEVKLQSELSRLRSHLVQVEETYTQEAVLSREREDTLRSRLGQIENKNATALEANEHSKQQVESLQEQIRSTVQQRDQAIHNYQLAKEQSSQYATALQQLQMAAERMQRDEAATYNARVDKINQQYSSKIQQADALAEHVTELKAKLDEANVALVSASRLNEQLETKERNIDQLEELVSEKQLQLEELQDNLHKINAKSENMVDKQLVKNLLIGYFQSPANKKDDVIHLISSMIGFSKDEEVKLHEPKKGWIGGWIPWGKGGQGSFPVQASHSHSSHHEDLNESFSQMFVKFLESESASKQHAKLPASEMVNEAQQRMTQRKTAAEGIPTPAFNPPRSEPSHQLPEKFTVAGRFNPFLVSSAPGTGTSSSSTSSHPLMQPLSPILPAFAPVSNTKPRDILKGILQGEGSSS; translated from the exons aAATTGATAAATAAGTTGAAGCAACTTGAACGTAGTGAGAGTGATAGTGGTTTCCAGCTGGTTGATGAAGATGAGCTCCAGCACAGAGCGAAGAGGACCTTTTCAGGAGGATCCCACGATGCTGCAGAGTATGCGGATGTCATCAGTTCTCAAAGAGagatcaacagtttggcaGAGGAACTGGAAAGATCAAAGAAAGAGTGCCAAAGATGGAAAACTCTTGCTCAGTCCTCACAG GAAACTGGGTCAAGTGGAGAGGATGCTTTAAgggcaaaaataaaa GAGTTTGAAGTGAGACTCCATGAGGAGGTTGATCGTCATCAGCAGGAGTACATCTCACTGCAGCAGGCAAACGCCGCCACTCTACGACGTTATCAAGATGAG AATCGAATTTTGCTGGAGCGGCTTGCCCAAGATCCAAATACGAGCAGCTCAGATGATTCGCTTCATAGCAAAGTGGATGGTCAATCTCACCAGGTGGCGATAGAGCATCTAACATCTGAGATAGAGGAACTCAAGGAGCGTCTAAGAACAAGAAACCGTCAGTTACAG GCACAGAAGAAGAGTTTGAGTGAGATTCGGAAAGATTTTGAGGAAGAGAGGAAGAAGACTAGTGATTTGGAGTCGGAGATTAAGAGGAAGGATGCAGAGATGATCGTAATCTCACAGGAGAAGGAATCCGCAGAAAGTGAAGTTGATAAAAGATATGAACAACTTCAACATCTAGTTCACG GAGTTACTGCTGTTTTGCCCAAGTCTGATGAAATTAGTGATGACCCGTCAAACAACACAATTATATCTTGCGTAAGACAGCTTCGTGAATCACATGACCAATATCAAGACGAGCTATTGCAAGCGAAAGAAAATCTTGCCGCTCAAAGCCGCAGATCTGCAAATCAAGATGATCTTGCAGAGTCAGACCAATGGCATATTGAAGG GTCAGACACAGAGGAAGAACGAGATGAACGAACAAAGGACGAACAGGTTGGGGCTTCCTCGTCTCGGGAGCTTATGAGGAATATTCCTCCTCACATGATGCAGCCGCTCTTTCAAAGCTCCCCTCAACCTTCCCGCAGAAGAAGCCGAGATCATGATGACAACTTCCTCATCGTTTCAGAGAACAATGTCGAAAACGTCCAACACGAAGTTGGAGACTTAACTCTCACGTTACAAGCATTACAAAAACAG GTTGACGACTATGAGTTGGAGATTGCTCAGTACGAGATGGTGAAGAAGGAATGGCAGGGGGAGAAGGAATCCTTGCAGACAATGCTAGAGAGATACGAGAAAGAGATCGGTCGTGCTAATAACAATGAA GACACAGAACCAGCCGATGATAGATCAACGATGCTTGCAAGCCTCAAACACGAGCTTCATGATTTACAAGAAATCCGGTTGACGATGGAAAAAGACAAATTAAGGCTTCTTGAAGAAAAG GAACAGCTACAAACAGCTGCACAAAACCTTCATGATGAGCTCAATATGTCAATCAGAGAAACACAAACTGAAAGAG ATAATCTTGTTGGACTTCAGAGTGATCTTGAAAAGGCTCTCAATGAAAAGAAGAAACTGGAGGAAATTTTGAAGAATGTTTCCGATGAACTTAATTCAAGCAG GATGGAGAAGATGGAGTTAGACGAAGCAATTGAGACTCTCGATACTCAGCATCAGGATGAAATGACGCAGATACTTGAAATCCGGAATGAGTTAGGCGTGAAGCTGAAAGCAAGTGAAAGCAGACTGAAGGAAGCACAG GAGGAAAATGCTCTTTTGAAGCAGGAAATGGTGTCCATAAAAAACGATTCAGAATTGAATAATGTTCGTGAAGATCTCGCTGCTCTAGTTGATGAAAAGTCTTCCCTGGAAGAACAACTTCACGCATCTCAAGAGGAAGTTTCAGTGCTGCAAGCTAAAGTCCAAGAAGCTGACCAAATGATGTTGAACTCTGAGATGATCACAAATGATTTCAAAGTGAAGCTTGAGGCTGCTGAAGAGGAGAACAAGCAATCAGGAGAAAAATTCAAGCATCTGGAGGAAGAAAATGAAGAATTTATTGCCGATCTGCAGAAACAACTTAAAGAGTACACGGAGGCTCTCGAAAGATCTGCATCCAGGGTGGATGTTGTTGAGGAACAAAGAAGAAAACTGGAAGAGGAGCAGAAAGCGACCTTGTCAAAGATGGATGATCTGAAAGCAGAGCATGAGAAAGTCATCCAAGAAGTTGATTCTTTCCAAGAAGAAAAGCGGAAGTCCGATGAAGGATTTAAATCTCTGATCAAATCGAAGGAAGATGAAGTAGTTTTGCTGAGAAGTGAGTTGGAGCTGTTGCTGACGGAAGAGAAGAAACGCATCGAGGAACTGACTCAACATCACGAACACGAGGCGGCGACATCCCAGGAGGTTTCTGCTCTTAAGAATGAAGTTGTGAGGATCCAGGAAAGGCTGGAATCATCCATCCAAGAAAATGAAGAACTAAAATCTAGGAACCAGAGTAATGGTGCAGAGGTACGTCTGCTCCAGGTTCAGTTAGATGGTGAGCATTCCAAAGTGAAGTCTTTGGAAGAAGAACTCTCTCATAAAAGATTTGCAATATCTAATCTGGAGGAACAGCTCCGGTCTTTACAGGAGAAACTCTCCTCCACTGTTGAAGAGACAATGCAGCAGTGTGAAGTAAACATCCAAGATCTGAAAACTGCTCATGATGAAGAAGTTGCCAAGATGCTTGATGAACATAAGAAGATTTTACAGAAATTGAGCATGGAGCACAATGCTCAGCTGGAGAATATGAATGCTGATTCTAGGAGAGATCTAGAAGTCATCATGGAAGAAAGAGATCGTTTAAAGGAGGAACAAGCATCTGCATCTTCCAGGATCAAGATGCTGGAAGCCGTTAAACAATCGGATTCCAGAATGATTGAGGAGAAACTTCAACAGTCAGATCAGCTCCATCTTCAAGAGATGTTGGAGCTGACAGAATCAAACAAACGTTTCGTCATCGAGCTTGATCAAGAACGACACCATGTGGAGAAGTTGGAAAGCGacattaaaacacaaaatcagACCCATCAGCATGTCCTCCAAGATCATCAAAAAGTTTTGGAGGAAATCCGTTCCATTCATTACAGTGAAAAATCCGCTCTTGAGTGCAAGCACATGGAAGAAAAACATCAGTTCGAGCAACTTTTGAGAAGAGAGGTGGAGAATCTGAAATCTAAGCACAAGGCATCCGTAGATGATCTTCAAGCACATCATGAGGAGGAAATTCAGATCAAGGTGGCCGAGTTGAACTCTAGACATCAGACAGAAATCTCACAGATTCATGAGCTTCTTGCTCAAGCCAAGGATGAAGTCGTGAAGATGGAAGCTGTGTTAAAACAAGCTCAGGACGATTTGGCAAAACTTTCAGAGCTTCGTGAGCTGGAGAAGATAAAGTTTGAGGAAGATGCAGCAACCACAGTTGAAAAACTCAATGCATCTCATCAGGAGGAACTGGTGAGGTTGAAGTTAGAGCTGGAGGactcaaataaaagaaatcagGAGGAATCCTCCACTTTCAAGAAGGAAGAAAACATCACCAATGAACTATTTTTATCCTTAGAACAGAAGAACAGGGATCTTCTTGACGAAATTAAAACTCTAGAAGCCTTTCAACATCAACAGCAAGCATCCGGTCAGCTCCAGTTAAAGGAGAAGATAACTGAGATTACTGATCTCAAGAATCAATTGTCTGAGGCCAAATTAGCAAGCCAGCAGCTCAAGTCATCTCAAGATTCCAGTGATGTGGAAGTCAATAAATTAACTTCCAGGTATGAAGATGAGATCAAGGCACTGCAGACCGAGCTAAAGAATCTCAAACTGGCATCCTTGAAGTCGGAAAACTTACCAGCTCCTCACAATACAGCGGACATCCATGAGATGTTGAAGGAAATTAGGGCAAGAGACCTAACTGGACTGGAGAAAGCTGATCTTTCAAAAGATGATATCGGATCACTACTCGCCCTCATCAAAG AGAGAGATGACTTCATCAATATTCTGTACGAGAAGAATAATAACCTGTTGCAACAGAATGAGAGTAAAG CAATAGATCCTGAACTCGAGAATCAGCGCTCACAGCTACTGGAAGAAAAGGAACAAATGTTAAATGTTCTCTCAGAGAAATCTCGTGAGAATCGACAGTTGAAAGAGGAAGTCCAGAAGATGATGGATGTGATGGCTGCTGGAAAAAATGCTCTTTCAAAG CTCCAAGAAGAAAATCAAGCGCTTGTAACAAAATACGAAGGTTATGATCATGAAATGACAAAAGAGACTGTCACCCGATTGTCGAAACTTATTTCTGAGAAAGATCTTGAAATTGAGtcgttaaaacaaaaatgccaAACTTTGTTGGACGTCCTACAACAGCAGGAGAGCAGAGAAA CATCAGGCAATGTGCCCAGTAAAGAAAATGCTCAACAAATTCAAGGACTTCTGAGAGACAGAGAGACATTGTCGCAACAG ATTCGTCAATTACTAACGGAACGAGACCATCTTGTAGCACTAGTAAACAGCAAACACCAGGAGGCGCTCTTGTTTCAAGATGAAGCCCAGAAGGCCGTAAATGCACTGGATCGTGATGCAGCTGAAAATTCGCAGCTGCAGATAACGTACAGTAAACTTGTTCAAGATTATGAACAGCTTGAAGCAAAACTCTATTCGGTCCAAAAAGAACTCGTGAGGTTCAAGGAATCCCTTAAGCATTTAGAG GAGACAAAGGAAATTCTTCTTTCAAAGTTGGATGTTGGATCGTCATCATCGCAAGCTCTTGAAGTGATGGAGAATTTGAGATCAGATTCTACAAGATCTTCTGGAGCAAAATCAAAAGAAGATCTCGTAagcattttggaaaaaaagaCAGAGGCTCTTCTTCAGAAAGACATCCTCCTCCAAAACGCTCTTGAAGAATCGAGTCAATTGGAAAGACAG ATGAACCAGTTCCAGTCTGACATCCGTGAAAAGGACATCATCATACATAAGAAGATGGAGGAAAGCACCCACCTCTCAAAGGATCTTCAACAGAAGACCAACGAGGTTTCAATTTTGAGGAAGTCAGTGGAGAACCTCAGGGAGCAG GTGTCAGGCTTATCAAAAGAGAACGAATCTCTGAGAGAGAAAGTATCCTACATGGAGCATTCATCCGAAGATAAAGAATCAGAATCCCAAGCATTCCAG GAGACAAATGCTCAACTTTCCGTGATGCTCAAAGAGCGAGATTACGAGCTGGAATCATTGCGTGAGAAAACGGCAACTTTAAACGAGATTCTTTTGCGACATGAACAG GGAAAGGAATCCCAGTCACAGAAGTACTTAAAGGAATTGGATCTGGCAAAGGAACAAGCAGCAAGCGCCAAGCATGAGAGGGACCAG atCATGTtgactttgaaacaaaaacaaatcgaGTATCAACGAGCTAACGATGAGCTTCGGCAGCTTCGGGATAAAGAGGTAAAACTACAGTCAGAGTTGTCCCGTCTCAGAAGTCATCTAGTCCAG GTCGAAGAGACGTACACCCAAGAAGCGGTGTTGTCACGTGAACGGGAAGACACCCTGCGCAGTAGACTTGGACAAATCGAAAACAAGAACGCAACAGCATTGGAAGCGAACGAGCACTCCAAGCAACAAGTTGAGAGCCTGCAGGAGCAGATAAGATCGACAGTGCAGCAAAGGGATCAGGCTATACACAATTACCAG TTGGCAAAAGAACAAAGCTCACAATATGCGACTGCCTTGCAACAACTCCAGATGGCAGCAGAGCGCATGCAGAGAGACGAGGCTGCCACGTACAATGCCAGGGTTGATAAGATCAATCAACAATATTCCAGCAAAATCCAGCAAGCAGACGCTTTAGCGGAACATGTCACAGAACTCAAG GCAAAATTGGACGAAGCAAATGTTGCTTTGGTGTCGGCGTCACGCCTCAACGAACAGCTTGAAACAAAGGAAAGAAACATTGATCAGTTGGAAGAATTAG TGTCAGAGAAGCAACTCCAGTTGGAAGAGCTCCAAGATAATCTTCACAAAATCAACGCCAAATCTGAGAATATGGTCGACAA GCAACTAGTCAAAAACCTTCTTATCGGCTACTTCCAGTCCCCGGCCAACAAGaaagatgacgtcatacatCTTATATCTTCGATGATCGGATTCTCGAAG GACGAAGAAGTAAAACTTCATGAACCGAAAAAAGGTTGGATTGGAGGGTGGATCCCCTGGGGTAAAGGAGGTCAAGGGTCATTTCCAGTTCAAGCAAGTCACTCGCACAGTTCTCATCACGAAGATTTAAATGAG tctTTCTCGCAAATGTTTGTGAAATTCTTGGAGAGTGAATCAGCATCGAAGCAACACGCCAAGCTCCCCGCATCCGAGATGGTGAACGAGGCACAGCAGCGCATGACGCAGAGAAAGACTGCAGCGGAAG GAATCCCGACACCGGCGTTTAATCCTCCACGCTCTGAACCGTCTCATCAACTTCCTGAGAAGTTCACTGTGGCAGGCAGGTTCAATCCCTTCCTCGTGTCAAGTGCACCGGGGACTG GTACGTCATCAAGCAGCACGTCATCGCACCCGTTGATGCAACCCCTTTCACCCATCTTACCCGCGTTTGCCCCCGTTTCAAACACCAAACCGCGTGATATTTTGAAGGGTATTTTGCAAGGAGAAGGGTCTTCCAGTTAA